Proteins from a genomic interval of Rhipicephalus microplus isolate Deutch F79 chromosome 6, USDA_Rmic, whole genome shotgun sequence:
- the LOC142765767 gene encoding uncharacterized protein LOC142765767 has product MLPASGSLISPAATDPDKLHRKCHHHCDLCDYKTSRQSELIRHTRFHTGERPFNCHLCPEGFSRKSTLKDHLRTHTGERPHKCHLCPQGFSTRSTLKQHLRTHTGERPYKCHLCPWDFSQLATLNDHLCTHTGERKYKCPSCPQRFKSKTERKRHMHQHERH; this is encoded by the exons ATGCTGCCAG CTTCGGGCTCTTTGATCTCTCCTGCAGCCACTGATCCGGACAAACTACATCGGAAATGCCATCACCATTGTGACTTGTGCGACTATAAGACTAGTAGGCAGTCTGAGCTGATACGCCACACGAGGTTTCACACAGGCGAGCGGCCGTTTAACTGCCACTTGTGTCCGGAAGGCTTCTCAAGAAAGAGCACATTGAAAGATCACCTGCGCACTCATACAGGAGAACGACCGCATAAGTGCCACCTGTGTCCCCAAGGCTTCTCAACTCGATCCACACTGAAGCAGCACctgcgcactcacacaggagagcgaccgTATAAGTGCCACCTGTGTCCCTGGGACTTCTCACAACTGGCCACACTGAACGACCACCTgtgcacccacacaggagagAGAAAGTATAAGTGCCCTTCATGCCCCCAGAGGTTTAAGTCTAAAACAGAACGGAAGCGGCACATGCATCAGCATGAACGCCACTGA